One genomic window of Paraburkholderia acidiphila includes the following:
- a CDS encoding EmrA/EmrK family multidrug efflux transporter periplasmic adaptor subunit, translating into MSTPQQPAAPQPNANSGKRKRMMTLLVLVIVIAAVAYGLYYFLVARFTESTDDAYVNGNVVQITPQVTGTVIALKADDTQTVNVGDPLVLLDPADARVTLEQTEAQLAQTVRQVRGLFADDSQYEAQVAQRQSDLSRAQDDLRRRMQVAQTGAVSQEEISHARDAVRSAEAALEAAQQQLAANRALTANTTIANHPNVEAAAAKVRDAYLANARNTLPAPVTGYVAKRSVQVGQRVSPGNPLMSVVPLNSLWVDANFKEVQLKHMRIGQAVEMTADVYGSSVVYHGKVVGFSAGTGSAFSLLPAQNATGNWIKVVQRLPVRISLDPEDLQKHPLRIGLSMQVDVNIRNDSGTQLGNAQNTVYETDVFAKYGAEADAEIARIIAENAGPNAHKAASSANSGASNSATGNAAAKAQVSSAHAAKAGAKG; encoded by the coding sequence ATGAGCACCCCCCAGCAGCCGGCGGCCCCGCAGCCGAACGCGAACAGCGGCAAGCGCAAGCGCATGATGACGCTGCTTGTCCTCGTGATCGTGATTGCAGCCGTTGCCTACGGCCTCTACTACTTCCTCGTCGCGCGCTTTACCGAGAGCACGGACGACGCCTATGTGAACGGCAACGTCGTGCAGATCACGCCGCAGGTCACCGGCACGGTGATCGCACTGAAGGCGGACGACACGCAAACTGTGAACGTCGGCGACCCGCTCGTGCTGCTCGACCCGGCCGACGCGCGCGTCACGCTCGAGCAGACTGAAGCGCAACTCGCGCAAACCGTACGCCAGGTGCGCGGCCTCTTCGCCGACGACAGCCAGTACGAAGCGCAAGTCGCCCAGCGCCAGTCCGACCTCTCGCGCGCGCAAGACGACCTGCGCCGCCGCATGCAGGTCGCGCAGACGGGCGCCGTCTCGCAGGAAGAGATCTCGCACGCCCGCGACGCCGTGCGCAGCGCCGAAGCCGCGCTCGAAGCCGCCCAGCAGCAGCTCGCCGCGAACCGCGCGCTGACCGCGAACACGACCATCGCCAACCACCCGAACGTGGAAGCCGCCGCCGCCAAGGTGCGCGACGCCTATCTGGCGAACGCACGCAACACGCTGCCCGCGCCGGTGACCGGCTACGTGGCCAAGCGCTCGGTGCAGGTGGGTCAGCGCGTCTCGCCGGGTAATCCGCTCATGTCGGTGGTACCGCTGAACTCGCTGTGGGTCGACGCCAACTTCAAGGAAGTGCAGCTCAAGCACATGCGCATCGGCCAGGCGGTCGAGATGACGGCCGACGTGTATGGCTCGTCGGTGGTCTATCACGGCAAGGTGGTGGGCTTCTCGGCGGGTACGGGCTCGGCCTTCTCGCTGCTGCCCGCGCAGAACGCCACGGGTAACTGGATCAAGGTGGTGCAGCGTCTGCCGGTGCGCATCTCGCTCGATCCGGAAGACCTGCAGAAGCATCCGCTGCGTATCGGCCTGTCGATGCAGGTGGACGTGAACATCCGCAACGATTCGGGCACGCAGCTCGGCAATGCGCAGAACACCGTCTACGAAACCGACGTGTTCGCCAAGTACGGCGCAGAAGCCGATGCGGAGATCGCGCGCATCATCGCCGAAAACGCCGGCCCGAACGCGCACAAGGCAGCCAGCAGTGCCAACAGCGGCGCCAGCAACAGCGCGACCGGCAATGCAGCCGCCAAGGCGCAGGTGTCGTCCGCTCACGCGGCGAAAGCCGGCGCGAAAGGCTGA
- a CDS encoding efflux transporter outer membrane subunit, whose product MKSQTEFAPVPAVRALSCRAAVAAAVAALALSGCANYIGIKSDKTIDQPQQFDSSQSIPAQGGQWPTLDWANQFGDPQLPKLIDEALEGSPTIAQAQARLAKASSYIETSRSALFPKANLSYSWTRELYSANALFPPPYGGTWYSENNVLASASWDLDLWGKNRQRLAQAVSAQRAAEADMQQARVTLASSVARTYNQLAQLYELRDIAVHEIDNRKTIGTITNGRVVAGLDTNVEKQTANGNIATSQANLSQIDGQIETTRYQLGALLGKGPDRGLQIGQPVLNPMANVALPDNLPADLLARRPDIVAARWQVEAAMHDVKEAKAEFYPDVNLAAGFGFDAFGWGKFLNFTSRQAQFGPAVHLPLFDAGALRAQLKGRYADFELDVANYNQTLIGAFQDVATNVSTIRSADKQLVDADRALDASTKAWQLAVIRYKAGLSEQLQVLTADQNRLAAEQTVSNLKAQRRDQQMALIKSLGGGFEAQGAGLTPPTEVGSEARGQSDVNGAPWRGTRSPQNAAASTNAANAAPTPN is encoded by the coding sequence ATGAAATCCCAAACCGAGTTTGCGCCAGTTCCGGCCGTGCGGGCGCTGTCCTGCCGGGCGGCGGTCGCCGCCGCGGTCGCGGCGCTCGCCCTTTCGGGTTGCGCGAACTACATCGGCATCAAGAGCGACAAGACCATCGATCAGCCGCAGCAGTTCGATAGTTCGCAAAGCATTCCGGCGCAAGGCGGCCAGTGGCCGACGCTCGACTGGGCGAATCAGTTCGGCGACCCGCAGCTGCCCAAGCTGATCGACGAGGCGCTCGAAGGCAGCCCGACCATCGCTCAGGCGCAGGCGCGACTTGCCAAGGCTTCGTCGTACATCGAGACCTCGCGCTCGGCGCTCTTCCCGAAGGCCAACCTCAGCTATTCGTGGACCCGCGAGCTGTACTCGGCCAACGCCCTCTTCCCGCCCCCGTACGGGGGCACCTGGTATAGCGAGAACAACGTGCTCGCCAGCGCCTCGTGGGATCTGGACCTCTGGGGCAAGAACCGCCAGCGCCTCGCGCAAGCCGTGTCCGCGCAGCGCGCCGCCGAGGCGGACATGCAGCAGGCACGCGTCACGCTCGCCTCGTCGGTTGCACGCACGTACAACCAGCTCGCCCAGCTTTATGAGCTGCGCGACATCGCCGTGCACGAGATCGACAACCGCAAGACCATCGGCACGATCACGAACGGCCGCGTGGTCGCGGGGCTCGACACCAACGTAGAAAAGCAGACCGCGAACGGCAACATCGCGACGAGCCAGGCCAACCTCTCGCAGATCGACGGCCAGATCGAAACGACGCGCTACCAGCTCGGCGCGCTGCTCGGCAAGGGCCCGGACCGCGGCCTGCAGATCGGGCAGCCAGTGCTCAACCCGATGGCCAACGTCGCGCTCCCCGACAATCTGCCCGCCGACCTGCTCGCGCGCCGCCCCGATATCGTCGCCGCGCGCTGGCAAGTGGAAGCCGCGATGCACGACGTGAAGGAAGCCAAGGCCGAGTTCTACCCCGACGTGAACCTCGCGGCCGGCTTCGGCTTCGATGCGTTCGGCTGGGGCAAATTCCTGAACTTCACGAGCCGCCAGGCACAGTTTGGGCCGGCCGTGCATCTGCCGCTCTTCGACGCGGGCGCGCTGCGTGCGCAACTGAAGGGCCGCTACGCCGACTTCGAACTCGATGTGGCGAACTACAACCAGACGCTCATCGGCGCGTTCCAGGACGTGGCGACGAACGTCTCGACGATCCGCTCGGCCGACAAGCAGCTCGTGGACGCGGATCGCGCGCTCGACGCGTCGACCAAGGCCTGGCAGCTCGCTGTGATCCGCTACAAGGCGGGGCTCTCCGAGCAGCTTCAGGTACTCACCGCCGACCAGAACCGCCTCGCCGCGGAACAGACGGTGTCGAACCTGAAGGCACAGCGCCGCGACCAGCAGATGGCGCTCATCAAGTCGCTTGGCGGCGGCTTCGAAGCGCAAGGCGCGGGACTCACGCCGCCGACCGAGGTCGGCAGCGAAGCGCGCGGCCAGAGCGACGTGAACGGCGCACCGTGGCGCGGTACGCGCTCGCCGCAGAACGCGGCGGCATCGACGAACGCGGCAAACGCCGCGCCCACGCCGAATTGA
- the truB gene encoding tRNA pseudouridine(55) synthase TruB yields the protein MTASSKQNQGAARPKVPRRLLDGVLLLDKPVGLSSNDALIRAKRLYRVKKAGHTGTLDPLASGLLPLCFGEATKFSQDLLEADKTYEATMRLGIRTATGDAEGEAIETREVNCDEAAVREAMTRFLGDIVQVPPMYSALKRDGKPLYEYARAGQTVEREGREVKILALEMIACALPEAPEVTFRVTCSKGTYVRTLAEDIGETLGCGAHLVMLRRTGVGALTLEHAVTLDALTAADEPVRDTWLRPVDALLSTFPALTLNEEAARRFTHGQRLPLNELVLDRAVCEAAERVRVYAEDGRLLGVAKAANGVLAPERLVVSGAA from the coding sequence ATGACTGCATCATCGAAACAGAATCAGGGCGCGGCCCGACCTAAGGTGCCGCGCCGCCTGCTCGACGGCGTGCTGCTGCTCGACAAGCCCGTTGGCCTTTCCAGCAACGACGCGCTGATTCGCGCGAAGCGGCTTTATCGCGTGAAGAAGGCGGGACACACCGGCACGCTCGATCCGCTCGCGTCGGGCCTGTTGCCGTTGTGCTTTGGCGAAGCGACCAAGTTCTCGCAGGATCTGCTCGAAGCCGACAAGACGTACGAAGCGACCATGCGCCTTGGCATTCGCACTGCCACCGGCGACGCCGAAGGCGAGGCGATCGAAACGCGCGAGGTCAACTGCGACGAAGCCGCGGTGCGCGAAGCGATGACGCGCTTTCTCGGCGACATCGTGCAAGTGCCGCCGATGTATTCGGCGCTTAAGCGCGATGGCAAGCCGCTTTATGAATACGCACGTGCGGGCCAGACGGTCGAACGCGAAGGGCGCGAGGTGAAGATCCTGGCGCTCGAGATGATCGCGTGCGCGCTGCCCGAGGCGCCCGAGGTCACGTTTCGCGTGACCTGCAGCAAGGGTACGTACGTGCGCACGCTGGCCGAAGATATCGGCGAGACGCTGGGCTGCGGTGCGCATCTCGTGATGCTGCGGCGCACAGGCGTAGGTGCGCTCACGCTCGAACATGCGGTGACGCTCGACGCGCTCACCGCTGCCGATGAGCCTGTGCGCGACACCTGGCTGCGTCCCGTCGATGCGCTGCTCTCCACGTTCCCCGCCTTGACGCTCAATGAAGAAGCGGCGCGCCGCTTCACGCATGGCCAGCGCCTGCCGCTCAATGAGCTGGTGCTCGATCGCGCGGTTTGCGAAGCGGCCGAACGTGTGCGCGTGTATGCGGAAGATGGGCGTTTGCTCGGCGTCGCGAAGGCCGCGAACGGCGTGCTTGCGCCGGAGCGGCTGGTAGTGAGCGGCGCAGCCTGA
- a CDS encoding DHA2 family efflux MFS transporter permease subunit, producing the protein MAAPQPPVAHPPLQGAQLVIGTIAVSLAVFMNVLDTSIANVSIPSISGDLGVSSDQGTWVITSFAVANAISVPLTGWLTDRIGQVRLFMASIILFVISSWLCGLAPTLPFLLASRVLQGAVAGPMIPLSQTLLLASYPRAKAPMALSMWSMTTLIAPVAGPILGGWISDNISWPWIFYVNIPVGIVAAFATWAIFRNRDSVVKKAPIDGVGLALLIVWVGSLQVMLDKGKDLDWFSSTTVVVLALTAIIAFAFFVVWELTADHPVVDLSLFARRNFTGGTIALSVGYGLYFGNLVLLPLWLQTDIGYTATDAGLVMAPVGFFAILLSPITGKILPRTDPRYIATTAFIVFALCFWMRSRYTTGVDTWALTLPTLIQGIGMAGLFIPLVSITLSGLPGHRIPAASGLSNFVRIMCGGIGTSIFETAWDHRTTFHHARLTEVATPTNPVFNQSMQQFQGAGLDPSQAHGLFDRMLSQQAAQLGVNDLFWISSVIFIVLIALIWITRPERSGGADAGAAASAAH; encoded by the coding sequence ATGGCAGCACCACAACCACCCGTCGCGCATCCCCCGCTGCAGGGCGCGCAACTCGTCATCGGCACCATCGCCGTGTCGCTCGCGGTGTTCATGAACGTGCTCGACACCTCGATCGCGAACGTATCGATCCCGTCGATCTCGGGCGACCTCGGCGTGTCGTCGGACCAGGGCACGTGGGTCATCACCTCGTTCGCGGTGGCCAACGCGATCTCCGTGCCGCTCACGGGCTGGCTCACCGACCGCATCGGCCAGGTGCGCCTCTTCATGGCGTCGATCATCCTGTTCGTGATCTCGTCGTGGCTGTGCGGCCTCGCGCCCACGCTGCCCTTCCTGCTCGCCTCGCGCGTGCTGCAAGGCGCCGTGGCCGGCCCGATGATCCCGCTTTCGCAAACGCTGCTGCTCGCGAGCTATCCGCGCGCGAAGGCGCCCATGGCGCTCTCTATGTGGTCGATGACCACGCTGATCGCGCCGGTGGCGGGCCCGATTCTGGGCGGCTGGATCTCCGACAACATCTCCTGGCCGTGGATCTTCTACGTGAACATTCCGGTCGGGATCGTGGCCGCGTTCGCGACGTGGGCGATCTTCCGCAATCGCGACTCGGTCGTGAAGAAGGCGCCGATCGACGGCGTGGGTCTCGCGCTGCTGATCGTCTGGGTGGGCTCGCTGCAGGTGATGCTCGACAAGGGCAAGGACCTCGACTGGTTCTCGTCGACCACGGTCGTCGTGCTCGCGCTCACCGCGATCATTGCGTTCGCGTTCTTCGTGGTGTGGGAACTGACCGCCGATCACCCTGTAGTCGACTTGTCGCTGTTCGCGCGGCGCAATTTCACGGGCGGCACGATCGCACTTTCGGTGGGCTACGGCCTGTACTTCGGCAACCTCGTGCTGCTGCCGCTGTGGCTGCAGACCGACATCGGCTACACCGCCACCGACGCGGGTCTCGTGATGGCGCCCGTGGGCTTCTTCGCGATCCTGCTCTCGCCGATCACGGGCAAGATCCTGCCGCGCACCGACCCGCGCTATATCGCGACAACGGCGTTCATCGTGTTCGCGCTGTGCTTCTGGATGCGGTCGCGCTACACGACGGGTGTGGACACCTGGGCGCTCACGCTGCCCACGTTGATCCAGGGGATCGGCATGGCGGGCCTTTTCATTCCGCTCGTGTCGATCACGCTTTCGGGTCTGCCGGGCCATCGCATTCCGGCGGCGTCGGGCCTGTCGAACTTCGTGCGGATCATGTGCGGCGGTATCGGCACCTCGATCTTCGAGACGGCCTGGGATCACCGCACGACGTTTCACCACGCACGCCTGACCGAAGTGGCAACGCCGACCAATCCGGTCTTCAACCAGTCGATGCAGCAGTTCCAGGGCGCGGGTCTCGATCCTTCCCAGGCGCACGGGCTCTTCGACCGGATGCTCTCGCAGCAGGCCGCACAACTCGGCGTGAACGACCTGTTCTGGATTTCATCGGTGATCTTTATCGTACTGATCGCGCTCATCTGGATCACGCGGCCCGAGCGTTCCGGTGGTGCGGACGCGGGTGCGGCGGCTTCGGCGGCGCATTGA
- the rbfA gene encoding 30S ribosome-binding factor RbfA — translation MPKKRTSPNRNVQIADQIQRDLSELMREVKDPRVGLVTIQSVELTPDYAHAKVYFTTLTGDPKTTQEALNHAAGHLHNQLFKRLHIHTVPTLHFHYDQSVEKGVEMSRLIDEANATRAKDD, via the coding sequence ATGCCGAAAAAACGTACTTCCCCGAATCGCAATGTGCAGATCGCGGATCAGATCCAGCGCGATCTGTCTGAGCTGATGCGCGAAGTGAAGGACCCGCGAGTCGGGCTCGTGACGATCCAGAGCGTGGAGCTCACGCCTGACTATGCGCACGCCAAGGTCTACTTCACGACCCTCACGGGCGACCCGAAGACCACGCAGGAAGCGCTCAATCACGCCGCCGGCCACCTGCACAATCAGCTCTTCAAGCGCCTGCACATTCACACCGTGCCGACGCTGCATTTCCACTACGACCAGTCGGTCGAGAAGGGTGTCGAGATGTCGCGTCTGATCGATGAAGCAAACGCGACGCGCGCGAAGGACGACTGA